The Novipirellula artificiosorum genome contains a region encoding:
- a CDS encoding glycoside hydrolase 5 family protein, producing the protein MIDMVDQGVEPWVCLCYGNPIYPGGGDTGLGGGLVASEEALQAWERYVDAFVRRYGEHVDEWELWNEPRTGLGKGAIQYADFVIRTAEVIRKLQPNAEILFAAGGSFHPIFAKEVLEHLKEEGKLDLVNAIIYHPYAENPDSRNDAAVKLREMAQSFAPHIGIRQGENGAPSVTGGFGAISGGTWTETRQAKWALRRLLGDLARDIPSSYFAICEMKYPDKINYKGLLAINDDKTIDHAKQGYYAIQNLASVFDNTLLRIQDLDFDVNTENADRKIELSAYRGPSGGGLITYWRANDKPGEKPDFESMKLQASNLKFEEPILVDLLTGRAYKMPLDTCKPIGQGTMFENLPVYDSPLVVVEQNEIERSLE; encoded by the coding sequence GTGATCGATATGGTCGACCAGGGTGTCGAGCCATGGGTTTGTCTTTGCTATGGAAATCCGATCTACCCAGGTGGGGGCGATACCGGGCTCGGCGGAGGGCTCGTTGCGTCGGAAGAGGCGTTACAGGCCTGGGAACGCTATGTTGATGCCTTCGTTCGACGATATGGTGAGCACGTGGATGAATGGGAACTCTGGAACGAACCACGCACGGGGCTCGGTAAAGGAGCGATTCAGTATGCAGATTTTGTGATTCGGACCGCGGAAGTGATTCGCAAGCTCCAACCAAATGCCGAGATCCTGTTTGCCGCCGGCGGTTCCTTCCACCCTATTTTTGCAAAAGAAGTGTTGGAGCATCTGAAGGAGGAGGGAAAGCTTGATCTGGTTAACGCCATCATCTACCACCCCTACGCAGAAAACCCTGATAGTCGGAACGATGCGGCCGTTAAGCTTCGCGAGATGGCGCAGTCGTTCGCACCGCACATTGGCATTCGGCAAGGTGAGAACGGCGCACCATCGGTTACGGGAGGATTTGGGGCAATCTCAGGCGGCACATGGACGGAAACGAGGCAAGCCAAATGGGCCCTTCGACGATTGCTCGGCGATCTTGCTCGCGATATTCCATCCTCGTACTTCGCGATCTGTGAAATGAAGTATCCCGATAAAATTAACTACAAGGGATTGTTGGCGATCAATGACGACAAGACGATCGACCATGCCAAGCAAGGGTACTATGCTATCCAGAATTTGGCATCTGTATTCGATAACACGCTGCTTCGCATCCAAGATCTCGATTTCGACGTCAATACCGAAAACGCGGACAGGAAGATCGAACTCTCCGCTTATCGCGGACCGAGCGGCGGTGGACTGATCACCTATTGGCGAGCAAATGACAAGCCGGGCGAAAAGCCCGATTTTGAAAGCATGAAACTACAGGCATCGAATCTCAAGTTCGAAGAGCCCATATTAGTCGATTTGCTCACCGGACGTGCCTACAAAATGCCGTTGGATACATGCAAGCCCATCGGACAAGGAACCATGTTCGAAAACCTGCCTGTCTATGATTCTCCGTTGGTTGTTGTCGAGCAAAACGAGATAGAACGTTCCCTCGAGTGA